A DNA window from Siniperca chuatsi isolate FFG_IHB_CAS linkage group LG6, ASM2008510v1, whole genome shotgun sequence contains the following coding sequences:
- the LOC122877871 gene encoding vitellogenin-2-like: MRVLVLALTLALAAGYQVNLEFATGKTHVYKYEAFLMGGLPEEGLARAGVKVRSKVLISAVTADTIMLKLVDPEIFEYSGMWPKDTFIPATKLTSALAAQLMTPIKFEYANGVVGKVFAPDGVSATVLNIHRGIINILQLNIKKTQNVYELQEPGAQGVCKTHYVISEDAKADRILLTKTKDLNHCQERIIKDIGLAYTEKCSECEARGKTLKGTVAFNYIMKPEATGALILEATATELIQFSPFNILNGAAQMEAKQILTFVEIDKNPVEPIRAEYLHRGSLQYEFGSELLQTPIQLLRISNAEAQIVELLNHLVTFNMAKVHEDAPLKFIELIQLLRVARFESVEALWNQFKVKPDYRHWLLNAVPAIGTHAALRFLKEKFVAGEMTIAETAEAWLASVHMVTADLEAIKLAEGLAMNHKVQENPVLREIVMLGYGTLVAKYCAENPTCPAELVRPIHELAVQAVARGEIEELIVTLKVLGNAGHPASLKPIMKLLPGFGSAAAGLPLRVHIDAVMALRNIAKREPKMIQEMAIQLFMDKTLHPELRMVAAIVLFETRLPMGLVTTLADALLKETNLQVASFVYSYMKAMTKNTAPDFASVAAACNVAVKILSPKFDRLSYRFSRALYLDAYHNPWMMGAAASAFYVNDAATVLPRAIVAKARTYLAGAYADVLELGVRTEGIQEALLKIHEAPENADRITKMKQVMKALTEWRSHPSSQPLGSVYVKFFGQEIAFANIDKAIVDQTIELASGPAIHTYGRKVLDALLSGFAFHYAKPMLVAEVRRILPTAVGLPMELSFYTAAVAAASIEFQATVTPPLPENFHAAQLLKSDINMRAAISPSVSMHTYAVMGVNTAFIQAALQSRARVHTIVPAKMEARIDMIKGNFKLQFLPVQGIDKIASAVVETFAVARNVEDLAAAKITPMIPARVAAQLSRETFTSKISRMASSPDSGMSASSEIIPVDLPSKIANKLKLPKAFQQKMCVATETFGIKACTEIESHNAAFIRDCPLYAMIGKHTVLVEVAPVSTAGPVIEKIEIEIQFGDKAAETIIKVINLSEEEEILEDKNVLMKLKKILVPGLKNSTAASSSSSSSSSSTSSSASSKSSISSSSRRKTKMVSVVAANSKTSKRQSSQSSSSSSSRSSHRSNNFRSSRSSLQSSSRSSSSSSSSSSSSSSSSSSRSSSQSKQKLYEMKFTKNHIHQHALSTARANSKSSAYSFEAIYNKAKYLANAVTPAVTILIRAVRADQKVQGYQIAAYLDKATARLQIIVANLAENDHWRICADGVMLSHHKLMAKIAWGIECKQYETEFTAETGLVGQDPAFRLKMSWDKLPNSIKRYAKRLSEYISRITSEIGASMARVKNEHNQVKLSVAVASETSLNVVLKTPRSTIYKLGVGLPVSLPLGDTAAELEAYQSNWADKISYMLTKASAAECAMVKDTLITFNNRKYKNEMPHSCYQVLAQDCTPELKFIVLLKRDQTQEQNEINVKIANIDFDIYPRDSAIIVKVNGVEIPISNLPYQHPTGKIQIRQRDEGIALHAPSYGLQEVYFDLNTVKVQVVDWMRGQTCGLCGKADGEIRQEYRTPNERLTKSAVSYAHSWVLPGKSCRDASECYIKLESVKLEKQIVLHGQESKCYSVEPVLRCLPSCMPVRTTTVTVGFHCVSADSNLNLSEGLNSIYAKSTDVRETAEAHLACRCTAQCA; the protein is encoded by the exons CCTGGAGCTCAGGGTGTGTGCAAGACCCACTACGTCATCAGTGAGGATGCAAAGGCTGACCGTATCCTGCTGACCAAGACCAAGGACCTGAACCACTGCCAGGAGAGAATCATTAAGGACATCGGCTTGGCTTACACAGAGAAATGCTCAGAGTGTGAAGCT AGAGGAAAGACCCTGAAGGGAACCGTCGCTTTTAACTACATCATGAAGCCAGAAGCCACAGGTGCTCTGATCTTGGAGGCAACGGCTACAGAGCTCATCCAGTTCTCACCTTTCAACATCTTGAATGGTGCTGCCCAGATGGAGGCTAA GCAAATCCTGACCTTCGTGGAGATCGACAAGAACCCAGTTGAGCCCATTAGAGCTGAATATCTTCACCGTGGATCCCTGCAGTACGAGTTTGGCAGCGAGCTTCTCCAGACACCCATCCAGCTACTGAGGATCAGCAATGCCGAGGCTCAG ATTGTTGAGCTTCTGAACCACCTGGTGACCTTCAATATGGCCAAGGTCCACGAAGATGCCCCTCTGAAGTTTATTGAGCTCATCCAGCTGCTGCGTGTGGCCAGATTTGAGAGTGTTGAGGCCCTCTGGAATCAGTTCAAAGTTAAACCCGATTACAG GCACTGGCTCCTGAATGCTGTCCCTGCCATTGGTACTCATGCTGCTCTGAGGTTCCTCAAGGAGAAGTTTGTCGCTGGTGAGATGACTATTGCTGAAACTGCTGAAGCTTGGCTGGCATCTGTGCACATGGTGACAGCCGACCTGGAGGCCATCAAGCTTGCTGAG ggTCTGGCTATGAACCACAAGGTCCAAGAAAACCCAGTTCTGCGTGAGATTGTCATGCTGGGCTACGGCACCCTGGTTGCTAAATACTGTGCCGAGAACCCAACTTGCCCAGCTGAGCTTGTGAGG CCAATCCATGAACTTGCTGTCCAAGCTGTTGCCAGAGGTGAAATTGAGGAGCTCATTGTCACTCTCAAAGTTCTGGGTAATGCTGGACATCCTGCCAGCCTTAAGCCAATCATGAAGCTCCTGCCTGGCTTTggcagtgctgctgctggtctGCCACTCAGAGTTCACATTGATGCTGTCATGGCCCTGAGGAACATTGCTAAGAGGGAACCCAAGATG ATCCAGGAAATGGCTATTCAGCTGTTCATGGACAAGACTCTCCACCCAGAGCTCCGTATGGTTGCTGCAATTGTGCTGTTTGAGACCAGGCTACCCATGGGTCTGGTGACTACTCTTGCTGATGCCCTCTTGAAAGAAACAAATCTGCAGGTTGCTAGCTTTGTCTACTCTTACATGAAGGCCATGACCAAGAATACGGCCCCTGACTTTGCCTCTGT TGCTGCTGCCTGTAATGTTGCTGTGAAGATCCTCAGCCCCAAATTCGACAGACTGAGCTATCGCTTCAGCAGAGCTCTCTATTTGGATGCCTACCACA ACCCCTGGATGATGGGTGCTGCTGCCAGTGCCTTCTACGTTAATGATGCTGCAACTGTTTTGCCAAGAGCCATTGTGGCCAAAGCTCGCACCTACCTGGCAGGAGCTTATGCAGATGTTCTTGAG cttGGAGTGAGAACTGAGGGAATCCAGGAGGCCCTTCTGAAAATCCACGAGGCTCCTGAGAATGCTGACAGGATCACCAAGATGAAACAAGTTATGAAGGCT CTTACTGAGTGGAGGTCTCATCCATCAAGCCAGCCCCTGGGCTCTGTGTATGTGAAGTTCTTCGGACAGGAAATTGCATTTGCCAACATTGACAAAGCTATTGTTGATCAGACGATTGAG cttgcCAGTGGACCAGCAATTCACACTTATGGCAGGAAAGTTTTGGATGCTCTGCTGTCTGGTTTCGCATTTCATTATGCTAAACCAATGCTGGTTGCTGAGGTTCGTCGCATCCTTCCCACCGCTGTTGGTCTTCCCATGGAGCTCAGTTTCTATACTGCTGCAGTGGCTGCTGCATCTATTGAAT TCCAAGCTACTGTGACGCCACCTCTGCCAGAGAACTTCCATGCTGCCCAGCTTCTGAAGTCTGATATCAACATGAGGGCTGCCATTTCACCAAG TGTCTCCATGCATACCTACGCAGTTATGGGAGTGAATACTGCTTTCATCCAGGCTGCCCTGCAGTCAAGAGCCAGAGTTCACACAATTGTTCCTGCAAAGATGGAAGCAAGAATTGACATGATTAAGGGCAACTTCAAGCTTCAGTTCCTGCCTGTTCAGGGCATCGATAAGATTGCATCTGCAGT TGTTGAGACTTTTGCTGTTGCAAGAAATGTGGAAGACCTCGCAGCTGCCAAAATCACACCAATGATTCCAGCTAGAGTTGCAGCACAACTGTCAAGGGAGACCTTCACTTCAAAGATTTCTAGGATGGCATCCTCTCCGGATAGTGGCATG tcaGCATCATCTGAAATCATTCCTGTTGACCTACCAAGCAAAATTGCCAACAAACTGAAACTACCTAAGGCCTTCcagcagaaaatgtgtgttgcAACTGAAACCTTTGGAATCAAGGCATGCACTGAGATTGAATCTCACAACGCAGCCTTCATCAGAGACTGTCCACTCTACGCCATGATTGGAAAACACACTGTTTTGGTTGAGGTTGCTCCAG tttcaACTGCTGGACCAGTCATCGAGAAGATTGAAATTGAGATTCAGTTTGGagataaagcagcagaaacGATCATCAAAGTGATTAACCTGAGCGAGGAAGAGGAAATTCTCGAGGACAAGAACGTCCTGATGAAACTCAAGAAAATCCTGGTTCCTGGTCTGAAGAACAGCACAGCAGCTTCttccagctccagcagctcaTCTTCAagcacctcctcctctgcatcATCCAAGTCTTCCATTAGCTCTTCCTCTCGCCGCAAGACCAAGATGGTCAGCGTTGTTGCTGCCAACAGCAAGACATCAAAGAGACAGAGCAGCCAgtccagcagctcctccagcagCCGATCAAGCCATCGCTCAAACAACTTCCGCTCCAGCCGTTCatctctccagtccagcagccGCTcttccagctccagctccagctccagctccagctcctccagctccagctcctctAGGTCCAGCTCCCAGTCCAAG CAAAAACTGTATGAGATGAAGTTTACCAAGAACCACATCCATCAG CATGCCCTCTCCACAGCCCGTGCCAACAGCAAGAGCAGTGCCTACAGCTTTGAAGCCATCTACAATAAG GCCAAGTACCTCGCTAATGCTGTCACTCCTGCTGTGACCATTCTCATCCGTGCTGTGAGAGCCGACCAAAAGGTCCAGGGATACCAGATTGCAGCTTACTTAGACAAAGCTACTGCCAGACTGCAGATTATTGTTGCCAACCTGGCTGAGAATGACCACTGGAGAATCTGTGCTGATGGTGTGATGCTGAGCCACCACAAGCTGATG GCCAAGATTGCCTGGGGCATTGAGTGCAAACAATATGAAACTGAGTTCACAGCTGAGACTGGTCTTGTGGGTCAAGATCCTGCGTTCCGCCTGAAGATGTCCTGGGACAAACTCCCAAATAGCATTAAGCGCTACGCAAAGAG GCTCTCTGAGTACATTTCCCGCATCACTAGTGAAATCGGAGCAAGCATGGCAAGGGTCAAGAATGAACATAATCAGGTCAAACTGAGTGTGGCTGTTGCTTCTGAGACAAGCCTGAATGTTGTGCTGAAGACACCACGG AGTACCATTTACAAACTTGGTGTGGGTCTCCCTGTTTCTCTGCCACTGGGAGATACTGCTGCTGAGCTGGAAGCATACCAGAGCAACTGGGCTGACAAGATCTCCTACATGCTCACCAAGGCTTCTGCAG CTGAGTGCGCCATGGTCAAAGACACACTGATCACATTCAACAACAGGAAATACAAGAACGAGATGCCCCACTCTTGCTACCAGGTCTTGGCTCAGGATTGTACCCCAGAACTTAAATTCATAGTGCTGCTAAAGAGGGACCAAACACAGGAACAGAACGAGATCAATGTGAAGATtgcaaacat tgattttgACATATATCCGAGGGACAGTGCAATCATAGTGAAGGTTAATGGGGTAGAAATCCCCATCAGCAACCTGCCATATCAGCATCccacag GCAAAATTCAgatcagacagagagatgagggCATCGCTCTCCATGCTCCCAGCTATGGTCTTCAGGAGGTCTACTTTGATCTGAACACAGTGAAG gTTCAAGTTGTGGACTGGATGAGAGGACAGACTTGTGGACTCTGTGGAAAGGCTGACGGCGAAATCAGACAGGAGTACCGCACACCCAACGAACGCCTGACCAAGAGTGCAGTCAGCTACGCTCATTCCTGGGTTCTGCCTGGAAAGAGCTGCCGTGATGCCTCTG AGTGTTATATTAAGCTTGAATCTGTGAAGTTGGAGAAGCAGATAGTCCTCCATGGCCAGGAGTCCAAATGCTACTCTGTTGAGCCTGTGCTACGCTGCCTGCCCAGCTGCATGCCAGTGAGGACCACCACCGTCACTGTTGGCTTCCACTGCGTGTCTGCTG ATTCTAACCTGAACCTCTCTGAAGGTCTCAACAGCATCTATGCGAAGAGCACTGATGTGAGGGAAACAGCAGAAGCCCACCTGGCCTGTCGCTGCACCGCTCAGTGTGCTTAA
- the LOC122877872 gene encoding vitellogenin-1-like yields the protein MRAVVLALTLALVAGQPPNLAPDFADGKTYLYKYEALLLGGLPEEGLAKAGLKVSSKVLISAAAQNIYMLKLVEPELYEYSGVWPKDPLSPATKLTSALSAQLMTPIKFEYASGAVGKIFAPDGISTTVLNVYRGILNVLQLNIKKTQNVYELQEAGAQGVCKTLYAITEDEKAERILLTKTRDLNHCQEQIMKDMGLAYTEKCAKCQQNSKNLRGATTYNYILKPVPSGVQILEAAVNELIQFSPFNEMNGAGQMQTKQSLVFLEIQAAPIVPIEAQYLHRGSLKYEFSTELFQTPIQLIKINNAQAQIVEILNHLVTNNVERVHEDAPLKFLELIQLLRVARFEDLEMLWSQYRAKPVYRQWILDTIPAIGTPAALRFIKDKFLADDLTVAEAAQAMIASIHMVTADTEAIKLVEAMAVNSKIVESPVLREIVLLGYGTMISKHCVEMAVCPAELIKPIQDLLAEAVAKDETSDIILLLKVLGNAGHPASLKPITKILPIHGTAAASLPIRVHADAIMALRNIAKKEPRMIQELALQLYMDRALHPELRMLACIVLFETRPAMGLVTTLANIVRTEENLQVASFTYTHMKSLTRSTAPIHASVAAACNVAIKILSPKLDRLSLRFSKAIHMDFYNSPLTLGAAASAFYINDAATILPRSLVAKTRAYLAGAAADVLEVGVRTEGLQEALLKNPVLIDNADRMTKMRRVIKALSEWRSLPTSTPLASVYVKLFGQEIAFANIDKVLIDQAIEASGKNAVKALLSGASFHLAKPLLATEMRRILPTAAGFPMELSLYTAAVAAAAVQVKATTTPAVPENFHLAHLLRTDIQLETEIRPSVAVNTFAVMGVNTAILQAALQSRAKLNSIVPAKITARLDINEGYFKIEALPVSVPEHIAAVNVETLAVARNIEDLAAARITPIIPAKVLQPISREMFTSKITSSAASSLSVSSEINHEDMAAARPIVKPKAAQFDKKYCGKALVFGLRGCFRIATENAAFIRDIALYKLAGRHSVALSLKPLEGEVIERLEIEVQVGPKAAEKLIKQINLNEEEIGDGRPVLMKLKKILAPGVKNGTTASSSSSSLSSRSSASSSSSGSSSSSSSSSSSSSSSSSSSSSKSSSSKSSSSSSSSRSRSRNRGTSYRSVNRSSRSSSASSLASLFSASSSSSRSSARHSKQLIYRHKFQKNHKKQAHTSQATSATVSMSRSSASSFEALYRQNKFLGNEVAPTFAIIFRAVRADKKMLGYQLAVYLDKPTARLQIILAALAADNNWKFCADGVLLSKHKVTAKVTWGAECKQYDTMITAETGLVGQSPAARLKVAWNKLPSALKRYANKVYNYIPANMLAGLIQRNNENSTKQLSLTVVATSDRTLDLIWKIPTRTVYKLALQLPIALPLDGIKDLTPFDDVADKVQYLFAEAGAAECSFSRDTLTTFNNRRYKNEMPLSCYQVLAQDCTDELKFIVLLKKGPNEQNEINVKIADIDIDLYPTNTDVIVKVNGMEIPINNLPYQHPTAKIQIRPKGKGISVYAPSHGLHEVYFDKNSWMVKVVDWMKGKTCGLCGRADGEVRQEYRTPNGRLTKSAVSYAHSWVLPAESCRDTTECRMKVESVQLEKKVNIHGQESKCFSVEPVLRCLAGCFPVKTTTVTIGFHCLPADSALNRPESLSSMYDNSVDLRETAEAHLACSCTAQCA from the exons ATGAGAGCAGTTGTGCTTGCCCTGACTCTGGCCCTTGTGG ctgGTCAACCTCCTAACCTTG CTCCTGATTTTGCTGATGGTAAGACTTATTTGTACAAGTATGAGGCATTGCTCCTGGGCGGTCTGCCGGAGGAAGGTTTGGCAAAAGCCGGGCTCAAAGTCAGCAGCAAAGTTCTCATCAGTGCTGCAGCTCAAAATATATACATGCTGAAG CTTGTGGAACCTGAGCTCTATGAGTACAGTGGCGTCTGGCCTAAGGATCCTTTAAGCCCAGCAACCAAGCTGACTTCAGCCCTGTCAGCTCAGCTCATGACCCCCATCAAGTTTGAGTATGCCAGTGGCGCTGTTGGAAAAATCTTCGCCCCTGATGGAATCTCAACAACTGTGCTGAATGTTTACAGAGGTATCCTGAATGTCCTTCAGCTCAACATCAAGAAGACACAGAACGTCTATGAGTTGCAGGAG GCCGGAGCTCAGGGTGTGTGCAAGACCCTCTATGCCATCACTGAAGACGAAAAGGCTGAACGCATCCTTCTGACAAAGACCAGGGATCTGAACCACTGTCAGGAACAGATTATGAAGGACATGGGGTTGGCATACACTGAGAAATGTGCAAAGTGCCAGCAG AATTCAAAGAACCTGAGAGGAGCTACAACATACAACTACATCTTAAAGCCAGTTCCTAGCGGTGTCCAGATCCTGGAGGCAGCTGTCAATGAGCTGATACAGTTTTCACCTTTCAATGAGATGAATGGAGCTGGTCAGATGCAGACCAA GCAATCATTGGTCTTCCTTGAGATTCAGGCGGCCCCTATTGTACCCATTGAGGCTCAGTATCTTCACCGTGGATCGCTAAAGTATGAGTTTTCCACTGAGCTTTTTCAGACACCCATTCAGCTCATCAAGATCAACAATGCACAGGCCCAG ATTGTGGAGATTCTGAATCATCTGGTCACCAACAATGTGGAGAGAGTCCATGAGGATGCCCCTCTGAAGTTTTTGGAACTCATTCAGCTCCTCCGTGTAGCCCGCTTTGAAGACCTGGAAATGCTCTGGAGTCAATACAGAGCCAAACCTGTCTACAG ACAGTGGATCTTGGATACTATCCCTGCCATTGGAACTCCTGCTGCTCTGAGATTCATCAAGGACAAATTCCTGGCTGATGACCTGACTGTTGCTGAAGCAGCTCAGGCCATGATTGCATCTATTCACATGGTGACAGCAGACACTGAGGCTATCAAGCTGGTTGAG GCCATGGCAGTCAATAGCAAAATAGTGGAAAGCCCAGTTCTGCGTGAGATTGTCCTTCTTGGCTATGGTACTATGATTTCAAAACACTGTGTTGAGATGGCTGTCTGCCCTGCTGAACTTATAAAG CCCATCCAGGACCTCCTTGCAGAGGCTGTTGCTAAAGATGAGACCTCGGATATCATCCTGCTCCTGAAGGTTTTGGGTAACGCTGGCCATCCTGCTAGCCTTAAGCCGATCACAAAGATCCTGCCTATACATGGCACTGCAGCTGCATCTCTGCCCATTAGGGTCCATGCTGATGCCATCATGGCCTTGAGGAACATTGCAAAGAAGGAGCCCAGAATG ATCCAGGAATTGGCTCTTCAGCTCTACATGGACAGGGCTCTTCACCCAGAGCTTCGTATGCTTGCATGCATTGTGCTGTTTGAGACAAGGCCTGCAATGGGTTTGGTGACAACTCTTGCCAACATTGTGAGGACAGAGGAGAATCTGCAGGTAGCAAGCTTCACTTATACTCACATGAAGTCCCTGACCAGGAGCACCGCCCCTATCCATGCCTCAGT TGCTGCAGCTTGCAACGTCGCCATCAAAATCTTGAGCCCAAAGCTGGACAGACTGAGCTTACGTTTCAGCAAAGCCATCCACATGGACTTCTATAACA GTCCCTTGACGCTTGGTGCTGCTGCCAGCGCtttttacatcaatgatgctgCCACCATTCTGCCCAGGTCTTTAGTGGCTAAGACCAGGGCATACCttgctggagctgctgctgatgttctggag GTTGGAGTAAGAACTGAAGGACTCCAGGAGGCTCTTCTGAAAAACCCCGTACTTATTGACAATGCTGACAGGATGACCAAGATGAGGCGTGTCATCAAGGCT CTCTCTGAGTGGAGGTCTCTGCCCACCAGCACACCTCTGGCCTCCGTCTATGTCAAACTCTTCGGACAAGAAATTGCCTTTGCCAACATTGACAAAGTCTTGATTGACCAGGCCATTGAG GCATCTGGTAAGAATGCAGTCAAGGCGCTGCTGTCTGGGGCTTCCTTCCACTTAGCTAAGcctctgctggccactgagatGAGGCGTATCCTGCCTACTGCTGCCGGTTTTCCTATGGAGCTCAGTCTGTacactgctgctgtggctgctgcagctgttcaAG tCAAGGCCACCACAACACCAGCTGTGCCAGAAAACTTCCATCTTGCTCACCTTCTGAGGACAGACATTCAGCTTGAGACTGAGATCAGACCGAG CGTTGCTGTGAATACATTTGCTGTTATGGGGGTAAACACTGCCATACTCCAGGCTGCCCTGCAATCAAGAGCAAAACTCAACTCCATTGTGCCCGCCAAGATCACTGCAAGACTTGACATCAACGAGGGCTACTTTAAGATTGAAGCTCTGCCCGTCTCTGTGCCTGAACACATCGCAGCTGTGAA TGTTGAGACTCTTGCTGTGGCAAGAAATATTGAGGACCTTGCTGCTGCAAGAATCACTCCCATCATCCCTGCCAAAGTCTTACAGCCCATATCAAGGGAGATGTTCACATCTAAGATTACTTCATCTGCTGCTTCTAGTTTG TCAGTATCCTCAGAAATCAATCACGAAGATATGGCAGCTGCCAGGCCCATTGTGAAACCTAAAGCGGCTCAGTTTGACAAGAAGTACTGCGGTAAAGCTCTTGTCTTTGGACTGAGGGGATGTTTCAGGATTGCCACTGAAAACGCTGCTTTCATCAGGGACATTGCCCTGTACAAACTGGCTGGAAGGcactctgttgctctttctTTGAAACCAC TTGAAGGTGAAGTCATTGAGAGACTGGAGATTGAGGTTCAAGTTGGACCAAAGGCTGCAGAGAAGCTCATTAAACAGATCAACCTGAATGAAGAAGAAATCGGTGATGGAAGACCAGTCCTGATGAAGCTCAAGAAAATCCTGGCTCCTGGTGTGAAGAATGGTACCACAGCCTCCTCCTCTAGCTCAAGCCTGAGCTCCAGGTCTTCTGCCTCGtccagcagcagcggcagcagcagcagcagcagcagcagcagcagcagcagcagcagcagcagcagcagcagcagcagcaagagcagcagcagcaagagcagcagcagcagcagcagcagcaggagcaggagcaggaacAGGGGCACCTCCTACAGATCTGTGAACAGGTCTTCCAGGTCCAGCTCCGCATCGAGCCTTGCATCACTCTTCAGTGCTAGCTCAAGTTCCTCTCGGTCCAGTGCTCGTCACTCAAAG CAACTGATTTATCGCCACAAGTTCCAGAAGAACCACAAGAAGCAG GCTCACACCTCTCAAGCCACCTCAGCAACAGTTTCCATGAGCAGAAGCAGTGCCTCAAGCTTTGAGGCCCTCTACAGACAG AACAAATTCCTTGGCAATGAAGTTGCTCCTACCTTTGCCATCATCTTCCGTGCTGTCAGAGCTGACAAAAAGATGCTCGGATACCAACTGGCAGTCTACTTGGACAAACCTACCGCCAGACTTCAGATTATTCTGGCTGCCTTGGCTGCCGATAACAACTGGAAGTTCTGTGCTGATGGAGTTCTGCTTAGCAAGCACAAAGTCACA GCTAAAGTCACCTGGGGAGCAGAATGCAAGCAGTACGACACCATGATCACAGCCGAGACTGGTCTTGTTGGTCAAAGCCCTGCAGCTCGCCTCAAAGTGGCCTGGAACAAACTACCTTCTGCCCTAAAACGCTATGCAAATAA GGTGTATAACTACATTCCTGCAAACATGCTGGCTGGCTTGATtcaaagaaataatgaaaacagcaCCAAGCAGCTCTCACTTACAGTGGTTGCCACATCTGACAGGACCCTTGACTTGATTTGGAAAATACCAACA CGTACTGTCTATAAGCTGGCTTTGCAACTTCCCATCGCTCTGCCGCTTGATGGAATCAAAGATCTCACCCCCTTCGATGACGTTGCTGATAAAGTCCAATACTTGTTTGCAGAGGCTGGCGCAG ctGAATGTAGCTTCAGCAGAGACACTCTGACCACATTCAACAACAGGAGATACAAGAACGAGATGCCGTTGTCTTGCTACCAAGTTCTGGCACAGGATTGCACCGATGAGCTGAAATTCATTGTTCTGCTGAAAAAGGGTCCCAATGAACAGAACGAAATCAATGTGAAAATTGCTGACAT TGATATTGACCTGTACCCCACGAACACTGACGTGATCGTGAAGGTCAATGGAATGGAAATACCCATCAACAACCTGCCATACCAGCATCCCACAG CTAAAATCCAGATCAGGCCAAAGGGTAAAGGCATCTCTGTGTACGCTCCCAGCCACGGTCTTCATGAAGTCTACTTTGACAAGAACTCGTGGATG GTTAAAGTTGTGGACTGGATGAAGGGAAAGACTTGTGGACTCTGTGGAAGGGCTGATGGGGAAGTCAGACAGGAGTACCGCACACCCAACGGACGCCTGACCAAGAGCGCAGTCAGCTACGCTCATTCCTGGGTTCTGCCAGCCGAGAGCTGCAGGGACACCACTG AGTGCCGCATGAAGGTTGAATCTGTGCAGCTGGAGAAGAAGGTAAACATCCATGGCCAGGAATCCAAATGTTTCAGTGTTGAGCCTGTGCTGCGCTGCCTGGCCGGCTGCTTCCCCGTGAAGACCACTACCGTCACCATTGGCTTCCACTGCCTGCCTGCTG ATTCTGCCCTGAATCGCCCTGAGAGTCTGAGCAGCATGTACGATAACAGCGTGGACCTGAGGGAAACAGCAGAAGCCCACCTAGCCTGCAGCTGCACTGCTCAGTGCGCTTAA